The following coding sequences are from one Paenibacillus sp. JDR-2 window:
- a CDS encoding Gfo/Idh/MocA family protein codes for MENRTIKWGILGAGWIASQFARDLAFAQDAELSAVGSRSLEKAAEFAGKFGGKRAYGSYEELVNDAEIDIIYVATPHPSHKEHVLQCLRAGKAVLCEKPFTVNVKEAEEVVQYARDNRVFLMEAMWTRFLPVIRKVREWIAEGRIGEVRLLKADFGFRTGVNPEGRLFKPALAGGALLDVGIYPLSFASMLFGAKPKQILSTAHLGETGVDEENSILLSYEGGQTALLSSAIRLNSGSDAYIMGTEGSIKIPSFFNAKSATLIAADGTEETFSDDRTTLGYVYEAEAAGQYLREGKLESEVISLDETLQLMRTMDEIRGQWGLRYPFE; via the coding sequence ATGGAGAATAGAACGATTAAATGGGGCATTCTCGGCGCAGGCTGGATTGCATCCCAATTCGCCCGCGATTTGGCTTTTGCCCAGGATGCCGAGCTAAGCGCGGTAGGCTCCCGCTCGCTTGAGAAGGCGGCAGAGTTCGCCGGCAAATTCGGCGGTAAACGCGCGTATGGAAGCTATGAGGAGCTGGTGAACGATGCCGAGATCGACATTATTTATGTCGCGACTCCTCACCCGTCCCATAAGGAACACGTTCTGCAATGTCTTCGCGCAGGCAAAGCGGTATTATGCGAGAAGCCGTTTACGGTCAATGTAAAAGAAGCAGAGGAAGTCGTGCAATACGCAAGAGATAACCGCGTTTTCTTGATGGAAGCGATGTGGACGCGGTTCCTGCCGGTCATCCGCAAGGTCCGTGAATGGATTGCAGAAGGCCGTATCGGCGAAGTCCGGCTGCTGAAGGCAGACTTTGGATTCCGTACCGGAGTTAATCCGGAAGGACGTTTATTTAAACCGGCTTTGGCTGGCGGCGCGCTGCTGGATGTCGGCATTTATCCGCTCTCCTTCGCATCCATGTTATTTGGCGCAAAACCGAAGCAGATTCTTAGCACTGCTCATCTTGGCGAGACTGGCGTAGACGAGGAGAACAGCATCCTGCTATCTTACGAAGGCGGTCAGACCGCCCTGCTGAGTTCGGCAATCCGTCTGAACTCGGGCAGCGATGCTTACATAATGGGGACGGAAGGCTCCATTAAGATTCCTTCCTTCTTTAATGCCAAATCCGCAACGCTAATCGCAGCGGACGGTACGGAAGAAACCTTCTCGGATGACCGCACGACACTTGGTTACGTGTATGAGGCCGAAGCGGCAGGACAATATCTCCGTGAAGGCAAGCTAGAGAGCGAGGTTATTTCGCTGGACGAAACCCTACAGCTGATGCGGACGATGGACGAAATCCGCGGGCAATGGGGACTGCGTTATCCATTTGAATAA
- a CDS encoding NUDIX hydrolase has translation MENINFCMACGDKLEVREIGGENRKACPSCSFVHWGNYSVGVGACVVRDNKILLVRRAHEPGKGYWTTPGGYIEQFEQIRGSVAREVLEETGIRAIVSKIIGIRDRPHSVHDVYITFEMEYIDGEPCPDGVEVDGAGFFSIEEMESMNVADLTAWQVDVALNGGDGGLAEDTKPIRDSLKKYGLYRAK, from the coding sequence ATGGAAAATATTAATTTTTGCATGGCTTGCGGAGATAAGCTGGAAGTAAGAGAGATTGGCGGGGAGAACCGCAAAGCTTGTCCAAGCTGCAGCTTTGTTCATTGGGGCAACTACAGCGTCGGAGTAGGTGCTTGCGTGGTTAGAGATAACAAAATATTGCTTGTACGCCGTGCCCACGAACCGGGTAAAGGGTATTGGACAACACCGGGCGGTTACATTGAACAGTTCGAGCAGATTAGAGGCTCGGTAGCCCGCGAGGTATTGGAGGAAACAGGCATACGCGCGATCGTGTCCAAAATTATCGGCATACGCGACCGGCCACATTCGGTACACGACGTCTACATTACCTTCGAAATGGAATACATAGACGGCGAGCCTTGTCCGGACGGCGTAGAAGTAGACGGAGCAGGCTTCTTCAGCATAGAAGAAATGGAATCGATGAACGTCGCCGATTTGACCGCGTGGCAGGTCGATGTCGCTCTGAACGGCGGCGATGGCGGCTTGGCCGAGGACACCAAACCAATCCGCGACAGCCTTAAGAAGTACGGCCTCTATCGGGCTAAGTAA
- a CDS encoding ribose-phosphate diphosphokinase: protein MQNVKIFSGSSNRPLAEELCRKLNVPLGDIEISRQASGEISLRYIESIRSAHVYIIQSLSHPVNEHLVELMIMIDAAKRASAKTINIIMPYYGYARQERKSAPREPISAKLVADVLTTVGADRLITVDLHADPIQGFFEIPVDHITALDLITDYLKSKNIKNPVVVSPDAGRATTAEKLANYMDCPFAIMIKNRPAHNTSKITHIIGEVEGMTPIIIEDLIDTGGTIIKVVEALNKRGANDAFICATHGLFSENALEKLTHPFIKEVVITDTIAIDPNHSDKFVVLPMADLLANALRIINNGGSINRLFKTKQM, encoded by the coding sequence ATGCAAAATGTAAAAATTTTTTCCGGCTCCTCTAACCGCCCGCTCGCGGAAGAGCTATGCCGAAAACTTAACGTTCCTCTTGGAGACATTGAAATCTCCAGGCAGGCAAGCGGAGAAATCAGCCTACGATACATAGAGTCGATTCGCTCGGCCCATGTTTATATCATTCAGTCACTGTCTCATCCGGTGAATGAGCATCTTGTTGAACTTATGATTATGATTGATGCTGCCAAACGGGCTTCTGCAAAAACAATCAATATCATTATGCCTTATTACGGTTATGCCCGTCAGGAACGGAAATCCGCTCCACGCGAGCCGATTTCCGCCAAGCTCGTTGCCGATGTCTTGACGACGGTTGGCGCTGACCGCCTCATTACGGTTGACCTGCATGCCGATCCGATTCAGGGCTTTTTCGAAATTCCGGTCGATCATATTACCGCCCTTGATCTGATCACGGATTATTTGAAGAGCAAAAACATTAAAAACCCTGTTGTTGTCTCGCCGGATGCCGGACGCGCAACTACAGCGGAGAAGCTAGCTAACTACATGGACTGTCCGTTCGCGATTATGATCAAGAACCGTCCTGCCCACAATACATCGAAAATCACGCATATTATCGGTGAAGTCGAAGGCATGACGCCGATTATTATCGAGGATTTGATCGATACGGGCGGCACCATTATCAAGGTTGTGGAAGCTTTGAATAAGCGCGGCGCCAATGATGCCTTTATCTGCGCCACGCACGGCCTTTTCTCGGAAAACGCACTCGAGAAGCTGACGCATCCTTTCATTAAAGAGGTCGTAATTACGGATACAATCGCAATTGACCCGAACCATTCGGACAAGTTTGTTGTTCTGCCAATGGCGGATCTGCTGGCGAATGCTTTGCGTATCATTAATAATGGCGGATCGATAAACCGGTTGTTTAAGACGAAGCAGATGTGA
- a CDS encoding ABC transporter substrate-binding protein codes for MKKFSILLAAAILTLTAAGCGNNSNNGNNSGSEASNKPSESANATSEASTAPKKDVKIKVFQFKVEIADALNRMAEEYEKETGVKVEVETHGGGEDYNALLKAEIASGSEPEIFNSEGYAALEAYYDRATDLSGEPWAKDVIPAAAGPAQVDGKLLGMPMNIEGYGIFYNKDLFEKAGITTLPKTLTELEDAAKKLQAAGITPFSTTNEWWSIGHHTINVGLAEQPDPIAFINGTKDGSANFKDNDVFKKWINYVDVVFKYSQKDKLTTDYATQVANFASGKAAMIQQGNWIQGDVDKVAKLNVGLLPIPIDDSGNAHIYTGPANFWIVNSKSKNAEEAKKFLDWMVTSDTGKSYLTKEFKFIPALTSIKPTADEIGQMGVAVSEQAATAGGWHWGRYPDGVPQGWGAAMQEYQGGSIDKDQLFDKLEKAIQDIVAK; via the coding sequence ATGAAAAAGTTTTCTATTCTTCTCGCTGCAGCGATCCTGACTTTAACGGCAGCCGGCTGCGGCAATAACAGCAACAACGGTAATAACTCAGGCTCCGAAGCAAGCAACAAACCTTCTGAATCCGCCAACGCAACATCGGAAGCTTCCACGGCTCCGAAAAAAGACGTAAAAATCAAAGTATTCCAATTCAAAGTGGAAATTGCCGATGCGCTTAACCGTATGGCTGAAGAATATGAGAAAGAAACCGGCGTAAAAGTCGAAGTCGAAACGCATGGCGGCGGCGAAGACTACAATGCCCTGCTGAAGGCTGAAATCGCTTCCGGCTCCGAACCTGAGATCTTTAACTCAGAAGGTTATGCAGCGCTTGAAGCTTACTATGACCGTGCGACAGACTTGTCCGGCGAGCCTTGGGCGAAAGACGTCATCCCTGCTGCTGCAGGACCTGCTCAAGTAGACGGCAAGCTGCTCGGCATGCCGATGAACATCGAGGGCTACGGCATTTTCTATAACAAAGACTTGTTTGAAAAAGCCGGCATCACTACCCTTCCTAAAACATTGACTGAGCTTGAGGACGCAGCGAAAAAACTGCAAGCAGCAGGCATTACGCCGTTCTCGACAACAAACGAATGGTGGTCGATCGGTCATCATACAATCAACGTTGGTCTTGCCGAGCAGCCGGATCCAATTGCCTTCATTAACGGAACAAAAGACGGAAGCGCAAACTTCAAGGACAATGATGTATTCAAGAAATGGATTAACTACGTTGACGTTGTCTTCAAATACAGCCAAAAAGACAAGCTGACTACCGACTATGCGACGCAGGTTGCGAACTTTGCATCCGGCAAAGCAGCGATGATTCAACAAGGTAACTGGATCCAAGGCGACGTGGACAAAGTAGCGAAGCTGAACGTTGGCCTGCTCCCTATTCCGATTGACGACAGCGGCAATGCTCATATCTACACGGGTCCTGCAAACTTCTGGATCGTAAACAGCAAATCCAAAAACGCTGAAGAAGCGAAAAAGTTCCTGGACTGGATGGTTACTTCGGACACGGGCAAATCGTACCTGACAAAAGAATTCAAATTTATCCCTGCATTGACTTCCATTAAACCTACAGCGGATGAAATCGGTCAAATGGGCGTAGCCGTATCCGAGCAAGCGGCAACTGCCGGCGGCTGGCATTGGGGTCGTTACCCAGACGGCGTACCGCAAGGCTGGGGCGCTGCAATGCAAGAGTACCAAGGCGGATCGATTGATAAAGACCAGCTCTTCGACAAGCTGGAAAAAGCAATCCAGGATATCGTAGCGAAATAA
- a CDS encoding carbohydrate ABC transporter permease, whose product MTASRSRLWAVAAAAILLALLFIAPFYFVLVNSVKGLGEIMVDAASLPDKYLFTNYSKVWDIIKFPKALLNSVLITGISVAGIVIISAMTGYRLVRKPTLFNKILFTAFISAMIIPFQSVMLQLVRVTSFLELRANMFGIVVCYLGFGLSLSVFLFHGFIKSVPLEIEEAAVVDGCSPYGVFWRIVFPLLRPIIVTVIILNGLWIWNDYLLPVLIIGSNKDLTTIPLAITRFFGQYTKQWDLALAGLTMGIMPIIVMFLMLQKHIIEGISSGSLKG is encoded by the coding sequence ATGACAGCTTCCCGTTCCCGGCTTTGGGCCGTAGCAGCTGCAGCTATCTTGCTCGCTCTGCTCTTCATAGCTCCTTTTTACTTCGTCCTTGTCAATTCGGTAAAAGGACTTGGCGAGATTATGGTGGACGCCGCCTCTCTCCCGGACAAGTACCTGTTCACGAACTATTCGAAGGTATGGGATATTATTAAATTCCCGAAAGCCTTGCTGAACTCGGTTCTGATTACCGGCATCAGCGTTGCGGGTATTGTTATTATCAGCGCGATGACGGGCTACCGGCTTGTCCGCAAGCCAACCTTATTCAACAAAATCCTGTTCACGGCGTTTATCTCGGCCATGATCATTCCGTTCCAATCGGTCATGCTGCAGCTGGTACGCGTAACAAGCTTCCTGGAGCTTAGGGCTAATATGTTCGGCATTGTCGTCTGTTATCTCGGTTTTGGTCTATCGCTTTCGGTCTTCTTGTTCCACGGCTTTATCAAAAGCGTACCGCTTGAGATTGAAGAAGCGGCGGTAGTGGACGGCTGCTCGCCGTATGGCGTATTCTGGCGCATCGTATTCCCGCTGCTTCGTCCGATTATCGTAACGGTTATTATCCTTAACGGCTTGTGGATCTGGAACGACTACCTGCTGCCGGTGCTGATCATCGGTTCGAACAAGGATTTGACAACCATTCCGCTTGCGATCACCCGCTTCTTCGGGCAATATACGAAGCAATGGGATCTGGCCCTGGCCGGTCTGACAATGGGGATTATGCCGATCATCGTCATGTTCCTGATGCTGCAAAAGCATATTATCGAGGGAATCTCTTCGGGATCGCTTAAAGGGTAA
- a CDS encoding carbohydrate ABC transporter permease — protein MIVFTIIVLIPFLLGFYFSFTEWNGLDLDKAKWIGMDNIHRIFTNDDKFWASFKFTLKFTVVTVVVTNVLALILGLLLTRPMRGRNTLRTIFFLPNMIGGILLGYIWQFIFTKGFKTIGEMTGWHFFELPWLGTPETGFWGLVIVFVWQTTGYMMVIYIAAIVGVPKDLMEAATIDGATYFQTVRKVIMPLVMPAITVCLFLTTSGAFKMFDLNLSLTKGGPGTSTQSLAYNIYAEALVNNRYGLGTAKAMLFFFAVSIIAVTQVWLTKRKEVEA, from the coding sequence ATGATCGTTTTCACGATTATCGTGCTTATTCCGTTCCTGCTTGGCTTCTACTTTTCCTTCACGGAGTGGAATGGCCTAGATCTCGACAAAGCCAAATGGATCGGCATGGATAATATCCACCGCATCTTTACGAACGATGATAAGTTTTGGGCATCCTTTAAATTTACGCTGAAGTTTACCGTCGTGACCGTGGTCGTGACCAATGTTCTTGCTCTTATCTTGGGGCTCCTGCTGACCCGCCCGATGCGGGGACGCAATACGCTCCGTACGATTTTCTTCCTGCCTAACATGATTGGCGGTATCCTGCTTGGTTACATCTGGCAGTTTATTTTTACCAAGGGCTTCAAGACCATCGGCGAAATGACGGGCTGGCACTTCTTCGAGCTTCCATGGCTCGGCACGCCGGAGACCGGCTTCTGGGGACTGGTCATTGTCTTCGTCTGGCAGACGACCGGCTACATGATGGTTATCTACATCGCGGCAATCGTTGGCGTGCCGAAGGATTTGATGGAAGCCGCAACGATTGACGGAGCGACGTATTTCCAAACCGTCCGCAAAGTGATCATGCCGCTTGTTATGCCGGCCATTACGGTCTGCTTGTTCCTGACGACGTCCGGCGCGTTCAAAATGTTCGACCTGAACCTTTCGCTTACCAAAGGCGGTCCGGGTACTTCCACCCAATCGCTAGCTTATAACATTTATGCCGAGGCGCTGGTCAACAACCGTTACGGTCTAGGCACCGCCAAAGCGATGCTGTTCTTCTTCGCCGTCTCCATCATTGCCGTCACGCAAGTGTGGCTGACCAAACGGAAGGAGGTCGAAGCGTAA
- a CDS encoding cache domain-containing sensor histidine kinase, producing the protein MFAFATSINRKLMALLLAVTIIPITVSMIISNYYIKDKVTQQSIHENQNLLALGKNNILGYMDKINENSLDVYLNINKSNSLYALIERGQSPNVNVPMFDEKNNLQIYAHMLNIYQSTNGIHQIQLQIGDGKLTYLMARGFFRRGINQPLEWPTEHGSSPKPFVEATHTSAHYNLDWSHAVKEESVFTLRRPIIRTPSDEVIGYLSMDVKSDELNQICRQLTMSSEEQLYIIDRSRNFVCSVNGQEDQDRLKWTDQVLASKQENGVIKWQDQSFSGIVIYDTLSTNYMDWVVVKQLPYSYLYESATAIRTINTSVIAIFMVLAVIASFLVSYQFTKPIKRLIGHINQVQSGNFNVVVPVDRKDEIGILARRFNTMIQTIRDLINSEYRLEIANKTNQLRAMQAQINPHFLYNALQSIGTLALHAGAPKVYTLITSIAKMMRYNMNTSESIVPFSMELNHAKAYLELQQQRFNEQLTVHYDIDPASLSVQVPKMLLQPLVENYFKHGYETSGRSGVLRLFSEVTDDGSWLTIRIEDNGSGMDPDKLRELRQLLFRSTGALLEEQKSIGISNVWMRLKLYYNEEAEMSIDSSPSGGFTVTLRIPVQELEERA; encoded by the coding sequence ATGTTTGCGTTCGCAACAAGTATTAACCGGAAACTGATGGCGCTCTTGCTTGCCGTTACGATTATTCCGATTACGGTGTCGATGATTATCTCGAATTATTACATCAAGGATAAGGTGACGCAGCAGTCGATTCATGAGAATCAGAACCTGCTGGCGCTTGGCAAAAACAATATTTTGGGCTATATGGACAAGATCAACGAGAACTCGCTTGACGTCTACCTGAACATCAACAAGTCTAATTCCTTGTATGCCTTGATCGAGAGGGGCCAGTCGCCAAACGTAAACGTACCGATGTTCGACGAGAAAAATAATTTGCAGATATACGCCCATATGCTGAACATTTATCAGTCTACAAACGGGATCCATCAAATTCAGCTGCAGATCGGGGATGGCAAGCTGACGTATCTGATGGCACGCGGGTTTTTCCGCAGAGGGATCAATCAGCCGCTGGAATGGCCCACGGAACATGGCTCGAGCCCGAAGCCGTTTGTAGAGGCTACGCATACGAGCGCGCATTACAATTTGGATTGGAGTCATGCCGTCAAAGAGGAAAGCGTTTTCACTTTGCGCCGGCCGATTATACGGACGCCAAGCGACGAAGTGATCGGTTATTTGTCGATGGACGTCAAGTCGGATGAGCTGAATCAAATCTGCCGGCAGTTGACGATGTCGTCCGAAGAGCAGCTGTATATTATCGACCGGAGCCGCAATTTCGTGTGCTCGGTGAACGGGCAGGAAGACCAGGACCGGCTGAAATGGACCGACCAGGTTCTTGCCTCCAAGCAGGAAAATGGCGTGATCAAATGGCAAGACCAGTCTTTTTCCGGCATTGTCATTTATGATACACTCAGTACCAATTACATGGACTGGGTCGTGGTGAAGCAGCTTCCGTACTCGTATTTGTACGAGAGCGCAACGGCGATCCGGACGATTAATACGTCGGTTATCGCAATCTTTATGGTACTTGCGGTTATCGCTAGCTTCCTCGTCAGCTACCAGTTCACGAAGCCGATCAAGCGGCTAATCGGGCATATCAATCAGGTACAGTCCGGGAATTTCAACGTTGTGGTGCCGGTTGACCGGAAGGACGAAATCGGCATATTGGCAAGGCGTTTCAACACGATGATTCAGACGATCCGGGACTTGATTAATAGCGAATACCGGCTCGAAATTGCCAATAAGACGAATCAGCTGAGGGCGATGCAAGCGCAGATCAATCCGCATTTTCTGTACAATGCCCTGCAGTCGATCGGGACGCTGGCCCTTCATGCCGGGGCGCCCAAGGTATATACGCTTATCACCTCTATTGCGAAAATGATGAGGTACAACATGAACACCAGCGAGTCCATTGTGCCTTTCTCGATGGAGCTGAATCATGCGAAGGCTTACCTTGAGCTGCAACAGCAAAGGTTCAACGAACAGCTTACCGTGCATTACGATATCGATCCGGCTTCTCTCTCTGTACAGGTGCCCAAAATGCTGCTGCAGCCGCTTGTCGAGAACTACTTCAAGCATGGCTATGAAACCTCGGGGCGCAGCGGCGTTCTCCGGTTATTCTCGGAAGTAACCGACGACGGAAGCTGGCTGACGATCCGGATTGAGGATAACGGAAGCGGGATGGATCCGGATAAGCTGCGGGAGCTGAGACAGCTGTTATTCCGTTCTACCGGAGCGCTGCTTGAGGAGCAGAAGAGCATCGGCATCAGCAACGTGTGGATGAGGCTGAAGCTTTATTACAACGAGGAAGCGGAAATGAGCATTGACTCTTCGCCTTCGGGCGGATTTACCGTAACCTTGCGAATACCTGTGCAAGAGCTGGAGGAACGAGCATGA
- a CDS encoding response regulator transcription factor has protein sequence MKILIVDDEQHVREAVKLLIDWEQLGIKEIYEADNGDSAIEMLGNMQPEIVITDMRMPNRDGVELLAWMKEQGRKSKTIVISGYDDFHLVRSSMKYGGQDYLLKPIDPEQLTEALQKAKQSWEQEDQARRLDQQRSIEINQIKPVYRDKLFSTMISEAGAGGQVTVPAVLKEEFRLDRATECQVIILSTGMLEPQISRKFDGNRDLLTFCLINVCNEILKPKNSGFAFRYWNSEHEIIILLWDRLAEWEDLLGQITEGIVKSIHGRFHYGVGHKQAFPTGLSLSYQEGRAALKQRNLLKDNSYIHCSEQGFKTGIHSLSIAAYEERFRLAVWSGKEKDIETAVDSFLENARLLPVITQEQIELWRFEYESMLSRWRQELAAKQGIQAGAEPSSGLPLYVLLDEQGRLSLELCRRELLNGLTAFAALTGAGGNKEHSIMRDIARYMEQNYNREVTLQDISERFYLSREYISRRFKQEMGENVFDYLGRIRVEKAKLLLQNPNLKIAQIAEMVGYDDDKYFSKVFKKFEGQSPNQYRKL, from the coding sequence ATGAAAATACTCATTGTAGACGATGAACAGCATGTGCGCGAAGCGGTTAAGCTGCTGATTGATTGGGAGCAGCTCGGAATCAAAGAAATTTATGAAGCCGATAACGGCGATTCCGCCATTGAAATGCTCGGGAATATGCAGCCGGAAATTGTCATTACCGATATGCGAATGCCGAACCGGGATGGGGTAGAGCTGCTGGCCTGGATGAAAGAGCAGGGGCGGAAAAGCAAAACGATTGTCATTAGCGGATACGATGATTTCCATCTGGTGCGCAGCTCGATGAAATACGGCGGTCAGGATTATTTGCTGAAGCCGATTGACCCGGAGCAGCTGACGGAGGCGCTTCAGAAAGCTAAGCAAAGCTGGGAGCAGGAGGATCAGGCCCGCAGGCTTGATCAGCAGCGCAGCATCGAGATCAACCAGATTAAGCCCGTGTACCGGGATAAGCTGTTCTCGACGATGATCAGTGAAGCCGGGGCTGGCGGACAAGTAACGGTTCCGGCCGTGCTGAAGGAGGAATTTCGGCTTGACCGTGCCACGGAGTGCCAGGTCATCATTCTTAGCACGGGGATGCTGGAGCCTCAAATCTCCCGTAAATTTGACGGCAACCGCGATTTGCTCACTTTTTGCTTAATCAATGTGTGCAACGAAATACTTAAGCCGAAAAATAGCGGCTTTGCGTTCCGCTATTGGAACAGCGAGCATGAAATCATTATCTTGTTGTGGGACCGACTTGCGGAATGGGAAGACTTGCTGGGGCAAATCACGGAAGGAATCGTCAAGTCGATTCACGGGCGGTTCCATTACGGAGTAGGGCACAAGCAGGCTTTTCCTACGGGATTATCGTTATCGTACCAGGAAGGCAGAGCCGCGCTGAAGCAGCGCAATCTGCTGAAGGACAACAGCTACATTCATTGCAGTGAGCAAGGTTTTAAAACGGGAATCCACTCCTTGAGCATTGCCGCTTACGAAGAGCGGTTCCGTCTTGCGGTATGGAGCGGCAAGGAGAAGGATATCGAGACGGCCGTCGACAGCTTCCTGGAGAATGCGAGGCTGCTGCCGGTTATTACCCAAGAGCAGATTGAGCTGTGGCGCTTCGAATATGAATCCATGCTGAGCCGCTGGCGGCAGGAGCTTGCGGCCAAGCAGGGCATTCAGGCAGGTGCGGAACCGTCTTCCGGTCTGCCCTTATACGTATTGCTGGATGAGCAAGGCAGATTGTCTCTGGAGCTCTGCAGGCGTGAACTGCTTAACGGGCTTACCGCGTTTGCGGCATTGACGGGGGCCGGCGGCAATAAAGAGCATAGCATTATGCGGGATATCGCAAGGTACATGGAGCAGAATTATAATCGCGAGGTAACGCTGCAGGATATATCCGAAAGATTTTACCTGAGCAGAGAATATATTTCCCGCCGCTTCAAGCAGGAGATGGGGGAGAATGTCTTTGATTATCTGGGCCGTATCCGCGTCGAGAAAGCGAAGCTGCTGCTGCAAAATCCGAACCTGAAGATCGCCCAGATCGCCGAGATGGTCGGTTATGACGACGATAAATATTTCAGCAAGGTGTTTAAGAAGTTTGAGGGGCAGTCGCCTAACCAGTACAGGAAATTGTGA
- a CDS encoding SDR family oxidoreductase, which yields MKLTGNTILITGGSTGIGLAFAERFMKAGNTVIVTGRREQVLQAAQEKLPGLITKASDLSNEAQRIALFDWVTANYPETNVLVNNAGIQQRFSVLKADVKSDWQYFNKEIATNIEAPFHLAMLFAPFFAAKENAAIINVTSGLAFTPFAIAPIYSATKAALHSFTISLRHQLSATSVEVIEVAPPAVNTDLGGSGLHVHGEPLDAFADGIFQGLQEGKSEIGYGTSVDRLRMSRDDIDKYAESMYHATKNMLD from the coding sequence ATGAAACTTACGGGAAATACGATACTTATTACAGGCGGAAGCACGGGGATTGGTTTAGCATTCGCGGAACGATTTATGAAAGCCGGAAATACGGTTATTGTAACCGGACGGCGCGAGCAAGTCCTTCAGGCTGCGCAAGAAAAGCTGCCCGGCCTTATTACCAAAGCCAGCGATTTGAGCAATGAAGCGCAGCGGATTGCCCTGTTTGATTGGGTGACTGCGAATTATCCGGAGACCAACGTTTTGGTGAACAATGCGGGGATTCAGCAGCGTTTCAGCGTTTTGAAGGCGGATGTAAAGAGTGACTGGCAGTACTTTAATAAAGAAATTGCAACAAACATTGAAGCGCCTTTCCATCTTGCGATGCTGTTTGCTCCGTTTTTTGCGGCAAAAGAGAACGCGGCTATTATCAATGTGACATCCGGTCTGGCCTTTACGCCATTCGCCATTGCACCGATCTATTCTGCTACGAAAGCTGCTCTCCATTCCTTTACGATCAGCTTGAGACATCAGCTCTCGGCAACTTCCGTAGAGGTCATCGAGGTTGCCCCTCCGGCCGTTAATACCGATCTAGGCGGCTCGGGTCTGCATGTCCACGGCGAACCTCTCGACGCCTTTGCCGACGGCATCTTCCAAGGACTCCAGGAAGGCAAATCCGAGATTGGCTACGGCACCTCCGTAGACCGTCTCCGTATGTCCCGCGACGATATCGATAAATACGCGGAAAGCATGTATCACGCCACCAAAAACATGCTCGACTAA
- a CDS encoding MerR family transcriptional regulator codes for MNYYSIGEAAAKLDIPESTIRYYEKKGLLPLIERNHAGRRLFSEHQMALLGTVMCLKNTNMPIHDIKQYIDWVIEGASTVGLRLDMLNKHKQAVLAEMALMTESLEGIEVKIQRYIKQTQEALI; via the coding sequence ATGAACTATTATTCCATTGGTGAAGCTGCTGCCAAATTAGATATACCTGAATCAACGATTCGTTATTACGAGAAAAAAGGGCTGCTCCCGCTAATTGAGCGTAATCATGCGGGCAGAAGATTATTTTCGGAGCATCAAATGGCATTACTGGGAACGGTTATGTGTTTAAAAAACACGAATATGCCCATCCATGATATTAAGCAATATATCGATTGGGTCATTGAAGGCGCAAGCACGGTTGGTCTTCGTCTTGATATGCTGAACAAGCATAAGCAGGCCGTGCTGGCTGAAATGGCTTTAATGACGGAATCCCTTGAAGGAATTGAAGTGAAGATACAACGTTATATCAAACAAACCCAGGAGGCGCTAATATGA
- a CDS encoding GNAT family N-acetyltransferase, with amino-acid sequence MTNTISLRQLSSLDEAEMLNTEFAAHFPWYRQGDYYIRCLEENRAGKRITLMAFYGDELAGCCHLIYESKYSYFAERKIPEVNDLSVFQEYRRKGIASELLDELENRTSETFKYIGLGVGLYKDYGNAQRMYGKRGYVMDGNGLTYNNVEVKPGTDVFVDDELLIYLVKEL; translated from the coding sequence ATGACTAATACCATTTCACTAAGACAGCTATCCAGCCTGGACGAGGCTGAGATGTTGAATACGGAATTTGCCGCACATTTTCCGTGGTATCGGCAAGGCGATTATTATATCAGATGCTTGGAAGAGAACCGCGCAGGGAAACGAATAACCTTGATGGCCTTTTACGGAGATGAGCTGGCGGGTTGTTGTCATCTGATCTATGAATCCAAATATTCGTATTTTGCCGAACGGAAGATACCGGAAGTAAATGATTTAAGCGTATTTCAAGAGTACAGAAGAAAGGGGATCGCCAGCGAACTGCTGGACGAGCTCGAGAACAGAACATCCGAAACGTTCAAATATATTGGGCTTGGCGTCGGATTATATAAGGATTACGGTAATGCCCAACGAATGTACGGTAAACGGGGATACGTTATGGACGGCAACGGGCTGACCTACAATAATGTCGAGGTTAAACCCGGCACGGACGTATTTGTAGATGATGAGCTGCTGATCTATTTGGTGAAAGAGCTGTGA